The Desulfobacterales bacterium genome window below encodes:
- a CDS encoding response regulator, producing MEKMKIMLVDDEERFLETTQKLLSKKGYEAITASNGKDALKKLNTANIHVVILDVKMPEMNGMDVLREIKKNFPLIEVIMLTGHATVESAVEGLHSGATDYLMKPADIDELIIKAEEAFSKRQRLEEKIRMAQSKKYMKSPREILKNSEE from the coding sequence ATGGAAAAAATGAAAATTATGTTGGTGGATGATGAAGAAAGATTTCTTGAAACTACTCAAAAACTTTTATCAAAAAAAGGTTATGAGGCTATTACAGCATCAAATGGGAAAGACGCTTTAAAAAAGTTAAATACTGCTAATATTCATGTAGTAATTTTAGATGTCAAAATGCCTGAAATGAACGGCATGGACGTATTAAGGGAAATAAAAAAGAATTTCCCTTTAATAGAAGTAATTATGTTGACAGGCCACGCTACTGTAGAATCAGCGGTTGAAGGTCTTCATTCTGGAGCGACTGATTATTTGATGAAGCCCGCTGATATTGATGAATTGATAATTAAAGCTGAGGAAGCCTTTTCTAAGAGGCAACGGCTTGAAGAAAAAATTCGTATGGCTCAATCAAAAAAATACATGAAATCTCCAAGGGAAATATTAAAAAATTCAGAGGAATAG